Below is a window of Hyphomonas neptunium ATCC 15444 DNA.
GTCGTGCGAACCCCGCCCGGCGCCGCCAGGAACAGCTCCTGCACCTCGGGATTGTTCGTTACCGCAATATCCCATTTGCTCAGCGCCTCGGCCATCGTGTCTTCATGGATCGTGCGCACGGAGGTATCGAGTTTCCCCGCCCGGCCCAGTTCTCCGAGGATGCCGAAAATCCCGCCCGCGCGGTGAACATCTTCCATGTGCACATTCTGCACCGCGGGCGCCACCTTGCAGAGGCACGGCGTCACCCGGCTCAGCCGGTCAATATCGGCGAGCGTAAAGTCCACCTCGCCCTCACGTGCCATCGCCAGCAGGTGGAGGATCGTATTGGTCGATCCGCCCATCGCGATGTCCAGCGTGATGGCATTCTCGAACGCCGCCTTGGTGGCAATCCCGCGCGCCGAAACGCCGGTGTCGCCGCCTTCATAATAGGCTTTGGTCAGCTCCACGATCCGCCGTCCCGCGCGCCGGAACAGCGCCTCGCGGTCAGCATGCGTCGCCAGTGTCGAGCCATTGCCCGGCAGCGCGAGGCCGAGCGCTTCGGCGAGGCAATTCATCGAGTTGGCCGTAAACATGCCCGAGCACGACCCGCAGGTTGGGCAGGCATTCTTCTCAAACTCGTCGACTTCCGCGTCCGTGCGGTCAGGGTTTGCCGCTTCGATCATCGCGTCGATCAGGTCCACCGCGCGCAGCTCGCCATCGATGTTCACCTTGCCCGCTTCCATCGGCCCGCCGGAAACGAACACGACCGGAATGTCGAGGCGCATCGCGGCCATCATCATGCCGGGCGTGATCTTGTCGCAATTGGAGATGCACACCATCGCGTCCGCGCAGTGGGCGTTGACCATATATTCCACGCTGTCGGCAATGATCTCGCGCGAAGGCAGAGAGTAGAGCATCCCGTCATGGCCCATGGCGATGCCGTCATCGACCGCAATCGTGTTGAATTCCTTGGCCACGCCGCCGGCCGCCTCGATTTCCCGGGCTACAAGCTGGCCGAGATCCTTCAGGTGCACATGCCCCGGCACGAACTGGGTGAACGAGTTCACCACCGCGATGATCGGCTTGCCGAAATCGCTGTCCGTCATGCCCGTCGCGCGCCAGAGGCCGCGGGCACCGGCCATGTTGCGGCCGTGGGTGGAGGTGCGTGAACGGTAGGGGATCATGGGCTCAGGTCTCGCAGTTTCCGCAAAATTTTGCCTTCCGGAGCGGAAATGGGGCCGGAAAGCGGTGAATTCACCCGCTCTTTAACATCTGCGGGAAAGATTGGAATGGGGGGATGTAAGCGGTCCTAGTGCGCCGCCGCCCAAGTATCCGCCGCCTTGGCCTCCACCACCAGCGGCACGGAGAGCCTCAGCGACGGCCCATCGGCCGCCGCCATCGTCTTCTGCACCAGCTTGATCAGCTTCTCGGCCTCTTTCTCCGGGCATTCGAAGACAAGTTCATCATGCACCTGCAGCAGCATCTGAGCCTTCAGTCCCGCCTCTGCCAACGCCTCCGGCATCCGGATCATCGCGCGCTTGATGATGTCCGCCGCTGAGCCCTGGATCGGCGCGTTGATCGCCTGGCGCTCGGCAAAGGAGCGCGCCGGGCCCTTGCTCTTGATGTCGGGCAAATGGATCTTCCGCCCGAAAGCCGTCTTCACAAAGCCCGTCGCGCGCGCAAACTCCTTAGTTTCGTCCATATACTGACGAATGCCGGGGAAGCGCTCGAAATAGGTCTTGATATACTGGTTCGCCTCGCCCGAAGGAATGCCCAGCTGGCGGCCAAGCCCAAAGCCGGAGATGCCATAGATGATGCCGAAATTGATCGCCTTGGCCTGCCGGCGCACCATCGGGTCCATGCCTTCAATGGGCACGCCGAACATCTCGCTCGCCGTCATCGCGTGAATGTCGAGCCCGTCCTTGAACGCCTGTTTCAGCGCCGGAATATCTGCCATATGCGCCAGAATGCGCAGCTCGATCTGGGAATAGTCGGCCGAGACCAGCACATTGCCTTCCTCGGCGATGAACGCCTGGCGTATCTTGCGGCCTTCTTCGGTCCGTACCGGGATGTTCTGGAGGTTGGGATCGGTCGAGGACAGTCGCCCCGTCTGCGCGCCCGCCATCATATAGCTGGTGTGAACGCGGCCCGTCTTC
It encodes the following:
- the ilvD gene encoding dihydroxy-acid dehydratase, with the translated sequence MIPYRSRTSTHGRNMAGARGLWRATGMTDSDFGKPIIAVVNSFTQFVPGHVHLKDLGQLVAREIEAAGGVAKEFNTIAVDDGIAMGHDGMLYSLPSREIIADSVEYMVNAHCADAMVCISNCDKITPGMMMAAMRLDIPVVFVSGGPMEAGKVNIDGELRAVDLIDAMIEAANPDRTDAEVDEFEKNACPTCGSCSGMFTANSMNCLAEALGLALPGNGSTLATHADREALFRRAGRRIVELTKAYYEGGDTGVSARGIATKAAFENAITLDIAMGGSTNTILHLLAMAREGEVDFTLADIDRLSRVTPCLCKVAPAVQNVHMEDVHRAGGIFGILGELGRAGKLDTSVRTIHEDTMAEALSKWDIAVTNNPEVQELFLAAPGGVRTTQAFSQARRYKDLDTDREKGVIRSAKHAFSKDGGLAVLFGNIAEMGCVVKTAGVDDSILKFSGPAVICESQEEACERILKKRVKAGDVVIIRYEGPRGGPGMQEMLYPTSYLKAMQLGKECALITDGRFSGGTSGLSIGHVSPEAAEGGAIGLLHEGDIIEIDIPNRTINAKVSAEEFAKRRAEMDAKGAAAWKPVEERPRKVSRALKVYAAHVGNASLGAVRLDP